Proteins encoded within one genomic window of Nitrospira sp.:
- a CDS encoding flagellar protein FlaG produces MITNVTSKVDLPAIASNKSQTSAPPRNKPVEAPSKGSDFAPTDRVALEHAVSKVKAAFEEAGSHLQIEVDPDLDRVVVKILSGESGEVIRQIPPKEVIDLAKNLSGSKGALFGEHA; encoded by the coding sequence ATGATCACCAATGTAACATCGAAGGTGGATCTCCCGGCCATTGCCAGTAACAAAAGTCAGACCAGTGCTCCTCCCAGGAACAAGCCTGTGGAAGCACCCTCCAAGGGTTCTGACTTTGCTCCCACGGATCGGGTCGCGCTTGAGCATGCCGTGAGTAAAGTGAAGGCAGCGTTTGAGGAAGCGGGTTCGCACTTGCAGATAGAGGTGGACCCGGATCTCGATCGAGTCGTCGTGAAAATTCTTAGCGGAGAGTCTGGTGAAGTGATTCGGCAGATTCCTCCCAAAGAAGTGATCGATCTAGCCAAGAATCTCTCAGGATCAAAAGGGGCGCTATTCGGAGAACATGCCTAA
- a CDS encoding flagellin FliC: MALIVNNNPASIAAQRNLSINTLGLNRSVERLSSGLRITRAADDAAGLGLSESLRAQIRSINQATRNASDGISLTQIADGAAATIGSLLTRLRELASQSASGTVGNTERSYIDQEFVALRSEIDRIAQTTEFNGQALTSGSSISFSVAIGFRSGTGNTLDLSLNDITTSSLGLSSVNVSSSANATSALANVDNAISAIASARAEYGSIQNRFEATIANLQVTSENLTAAESRIRDADIALETSIFTKNQILVQAGIATLAQANTLPQQALALLRG; encoded by the coding sequence ATGGCTCTTATCGTTAACAATAACCCAGCATCGATTGCGGCTCAGCGCAATCTCTCAATTAACACTCTGGGCCTGAATCGTTCGGTGGAACGATTGTCATCTGGCTTGCGGATCACGCGCGCCGCGGATGACGCTGCCGGTCTCGGTCTGTCCGAGTCCTTGCGGGCGCAGATTCGCAGCATCAACCAGGCGACTCGAAACGCGTCGGACGGCATTAGTTTGACGCAGATCGCCGACGGTGCCGCGGCGACGATTGGTTCGCTCTTGACCCGACTCCGAGAATTGGCGTCGCAATCGGCGAGCGGCACAGTCGGTAACACGGAGCGTTCGTATATCGATCAGGAATTCGTCGCGTTGCGATCGGAAATCGATCGTATCGCACAGACTACGGAATTCAACGGTCAGGCACTGACCAGCGGCAGCTCGATCAGCTTCTCGGTTGCGATCGGGTTCCGCAGCGGTACGGGCAACACGCTTGACCTGTCCCTCAACGACATCACGACATCGTCGTTGGGACTCTCCAGTGTAAACGTATCGAGCTCTGCCAATGCAACCAGTGCATTAGCCAATGTTGACAATGCGATCAGCGCCATTGCGAGCGCCAGAGCCGAATACGGGTCGATTCAGAACCGGTTCGAGGCGACGATTGCCAACCTGCAGGTCACGAGTGAAAACCTCACGGCTGCAGAGTCTCGGATCCGCGATGCAGATATCGCGCTCGAAACGTCCATCTTTACCAAGAACCAGATCTTGGTACAGGCTGGTATCGCGACGTTGGCACAAGCCAACACGCTACCACAACAAGCGCTGGCCCTACTCAGAGGATAA
- a CDS encoding glycosyltransferase family 9 protein: MPRALVIQLARLGDLVQSLPAITQLRVRHPETQLDLLCPSHLAEVGRLLPGIEKVLEWDGAAWQRRAMAAQQDVRAEHLAEVETTLMALAPDRYDCAYVLNQHRRALVAGSLLAREVKGPLLYGPLGETLTPWAAYVRDVAQRRLGQRVHLADAFCGLCGVSPPGHITPLVPPAVRLPEDLELIGKHGDPWIALIVGAGEVERCVPTEVWRRWITSFLASTSRGRVVLVGTECERAAEIQSLLPPSALGRIWDTTGRTSLSQLAAILVRCHQVVGSDTGPLHLAAALGRPVIGWYFARARVHETGPYGTNHWVWQSEHGDVDERGVLAPCQWPVDETISLLSHQVPTSTENWSLWASHRDELGAYYVEAGHEAIAPLQRTQIWKELQPSPV, encoded by the coding sequence ATGCCACGCGCACTTGTCATACAACTGGCCCGATTGGGAGATCTGGTGCAATCGCTGCCGGCCATTACACAGCTCCGCGTCCGTCATCCCGAGACGCAATTGGATCTGCTCTGTCCGTCTCATCTTGCTGAGGTGGGACGTCTGCTGCCTGGCATTGAGAAGGTCCTTGAGTGGGATGGAGCGGCCTGGCAGCGCCGGGCAATGGCTGCCCAGCAGGACGTACGCGCGGAGCATCTTGCCGAGGTCGAAACAACCTTGATGGCGCTGGCGCCGGACCGCTACGACTGCGCGTATGTCCTCAATCAACATCGTCGGGCGCTGGTGGCCGGCTCCTTACTTGCTCGAGAGGTGAAAGGACCATTGCTATATGGGCCGCTCGGCGAGACGCTGACACCTTGGGCTGCCTACGTACGTGATGTGGCGCAGCGGCGTCTAGGGCAACGTGTGCATTTGGCTGATGCCTTCTGCGGACTCTGTGGAGTTTCTCCGCCTGGGCATATCACTCCCCTCGTTCCTCCCGCTGTCCGATTGCCTGAGGACTTGGAACTGATCGGCAAACATGGTGATCCATGGATCGCGCTTATTGTCGGAGCAGGGGAGGTCGAGCGGTGTGTGCCCACGGAGGTCTGGCGCCGGTGGATCACCTCATTTCTTGCGTCCACGTCGCGGGGACGTGTCGTACTTGTCGGAACAGAGTGCGAACGAGCCGCAGAGATTCAATCGCTGCTGCCTCCATCGGCTCTGGGTCGGATTTGGGACACGACGGGTCGCACGTCGCTGTCGCAGCTTGCGGCCATTCTCGTTCGCTGTCATCAAGTCGTCGGTTCGGATACAGGTCCCCTGCATCTCGCTGCGGCGCTTGGCAGGCCGGTGATCGGTTGGTATTTTGCGCGGGCACGGGTCCATGAAACGGGACCGTATGGAACGAACCATTGGGTGTGGCAATCAGAGCATGGAGATGTGGACGAACGGGGGGTGCTCGCGCCATGCCAATGGCCGGTCGATGAGACCATCTCGCTTTTGTCTCATCAAGTTCCCACATCCACAGAGAATTGGTCGTTGTGGGCAAGCCACCGGGATGAGTTGGGAGCCTACTATGTTGAGGCAGGGCATGAAGCGATCGCGCCGCTTCAGCGAACGCAGATCTGGAAGGAACTACAACCATCTCCGGTGTGA
- a CDS encoding glycosyltransferase, with protein MLLNRGYTKPMGKPRVLLLQLEFSTWKQAKAWSYLGNFAVEDGLRANGCECVTIPALCDIPDTSPSSWLHHAKNLLAGQRFDQVWLWLVHNRYSDAFLEWVDTLAPVRVGLIMESLEYSEEDCRRWPHLRERAEFVERQVRHMTHVLAADEHDAEVLNRSGLVQAVFWPSAVPTRFITSTIECPSHREAAFYGELYGERKSWLALPGLTDLLVHPPSAEAATDYPRLFDTLHQQMQERLGSGWRPDFSALVEYVGVWRRLREAIFANWLTSLKTWSAIVNLPSLFQSYAGRVVEAMAAGRPAISWEIPNRPRTHQLFKDGREILLYPKDRPAGLREHVERISRDATYARDIATAARAALLRSHTAEARARQWLDWIMTGQPTRNCKEPAEGPAVLQTGLSRQVVQASTTVFVLTVDDPVLEACLEALHKQEGLPFKLDIIRNVYPFSAAAQRMITDCATEFFLQVDEDMILHPDAVMTMEATIRQAPDDVGMICFHLFDEDRGVPIQGVKIYRTALMKSLVFQDVKASEMDLLEQMGHHGIKWILHPDVKGRHGTSYTVDTIYRRYKTMYEKDIRQWNVLTSDICRKADSFRQTGDPLQLFALLGAAHGIINAPLAVDSEKDARLYNLVELDVFRRLLLGNPPVPQPYTAGRQAPPPTHEPIPFEHVQWKPEGDQNPARMIVDCATKQENGARTKSVLIVTPHFWPSVGGVERVAEELGVGLLGYGYHVDIATYPNPTRHLTTHRGLSIITLSPHDRQEGTVHVCALEVERLISSGEYDTCVMLGAPVNGLFYGAMTGLLSNKTRLIFQPTMNKEICELLSSSMSHAKDLVVRLAACAHHLVVLSEQGCDAFFFGQYGLKTTYLPNGIPAQQSHTEFRKEYGISSDAFLILHIANLYPVKNHLGLLDVFASVPQGAKLVLVGHLTDNAEYVAQVRRVLASRSEVLYIPGLSSEGVAAAMRAADVLVVPSHAEASPLCILEAMSHQLPWMATPECDAAHEQAGGVVIPLVDFRRAVKLLMREPALRRTLGETGYAHWEACRQWSAVLEGWIELIKTDRLTRSYMMPPDLVERTTAQRQAFATQLGRAEPEFGGMTSVGSKPSIRDVAKQTNGGSMKSDAFYVNLFVNAPAWSTPNPNADEAARWSKIAAFLEYILRRERQQEPNKQLRMLDVGCGRGWLTNLATMYGTCEGIEPVAGVVEHAHKLFPHLKFEAGMADSVLTRSDFAPYDVVLTSEVIEHVPHGQKEKFLAQLAQLLKPEGYLILTTPRGEMWEQWKTIAPPNQPVEDWVTEEQLRTLLRGEGFTESGLERIHVEVPNLRYIPAPTPADVRSMNLIPIYQVWACQRTADPAAIPFTRVPKVSVIVPTYNRPERLRAALASLAAQTYQDFEVIVVNDFGSEVESIIAACADRSRITTICHDRNRGLAAARNSGLRVAKGTYVAYLDDDDRYLSNHLETLAAYLDRHECRIAYTDAWRVHERQIDGQYVETARDVPYSKEFSPADLLVSNYFPVLCVMHARQCVDEVGGFDESLFAHEDWDLWIRMATRFPFKHLPVTTAEFTWRSDGSSMTSGTRDAYWRTTEIIYRKYAPYAERIAGVREGQQRNLQKFQAEASAKSYVCSVIIPVWNCCELTRQCLAALVKTTEGISWELIVVDNHSTDDTASFLSSLAGDVQIISNQENLGFAKACNQGARVARSQYLVFLNNDTIPQPGWLSSLVSEVDAHPEVGIVGSKLLYPDGTVQHAGVVRDLEHRLPYHIYKSFAGDHPVVNQRREFQIVTAACLLIRRSLFEEVGGFDEGYVNGFEDADLCLKVRERGYVIVYQPRSVVLHLESQTAGRKIHDDTNAIRFLDRWEEQWWAADEDLHFYISGYKFKRIFRNGQLGGDIVRLDDVKDGAIWAHVAAVQTAALKKDWESVKRELQLVENWPNDQFVLSWGAMVAERLQAPISRTKFLSRYVALVDAPTERLALIRALLEQKDLVGAEEQLRVLLASSPSHAEGLLLRGILCMQREQYEQAEMAFGLAMREGADRKKCLMGMGMAAMGRAYTQGAWEHFLHVLEEHPDDAEAIHWLLRAGTAQNRWDELSRHLCKYLVRNPADLAIRFALAGALVRGEHIEAASLEYETLRTLAPTFDGLNELGQVIARKQAVSTMEAAHS; from the coding sequence ATGTTACTCAATCGAGGATACACAAAGCCTATGGGGAAGCCGAGAGTCCTGCTTCTGCAACTGGAGTTTTCAACATGGAAACAGGCGAAAGCTTGGTCCTACTTGGGGAACTTCGCGGTGGAGGATGGTCTCCGTGCCAACGGTTGTGAGTGCGTGACGATTCCGGCACTCTGCGACATACCGGACACTTCACCGTCATCCTGGTTGCATCATGCGAAAAATCTATTGGCTGGCCAACGATTTGATCAGGTCTGGCTATGGCTGGTTCACAATCGATACTCGGATGCATTTCTTGAATGGGTTGACACGTTGGCACCGGTGAGGGTCGGCCTAATCATGGAGTCCTTGGAGTATAGCGAGGAAGACTGTCGCCGCTGGCCGCATTTGCGGGAGCGGGCAGAGTTCGTCGAACGGCAGGTGCGACATATGACGCATGTGTTAGCAGCGGACGAGCATGATGCCGAAGTACTCAATCGTTCAGGCCTGGTTCAGGCTGTCTTCTGGCCCTCTGCGGTTCCGACTCGCTTCATAACCTCGACCATCGAGTGTCCATCGCATCGTGAGGCAGCATTTTATGGAGAACTCTATGGAGAACGGAAGTCGTGGCTGGCACTTCCCGGTCTGACGGACTTGCTGGTTCATCCGCCTTCTGCTGAAGCTGCGACCGACTATCCTCGGTTATTCGATACACTCCATCAGCAGATGCAGGAGCGCTTGGGGTCTGGGTGGCGACCTGATTTTTCCGCACTTGTGGAATATGTGGGAGTGTGGCGCCGCTTGCGTGAAGCTATCTTTGCCAATTGGTTGACAAGCCTGAAAACCTGGAGTGCCATCGTCAATCTCCCTAGCTTGTTTCAATCCTATGCAGGACGTGTGGTGGAAGCGATGGCTGCGGGTCGTCCCGCGATCTCCTGGGAGATTCCCAATCGGCCTCGTACGCATCAGCTATTCAAGGATGGTCGGGAAATTCTGCTTTACCCCAAGGATCGTCCCGCAGGCTTGAGAGAACATGTGGAACGGATTTCTCGCGACGCTACCTACGCGAGGGACATTGCCACGGCTGCTCGCGCAGCACTGCTCCGATCTCATACGGCAGAAGCTCGCGCACGGCAGTGGTTGGATTGGATTATGACCGGGCAGCCGACCCGCAATTGTAAGGAACCAGCGGAAGGGCCGGCAGTTCTGCAGACAGGCTTGTCTCGGCAGGTGGTTCAGGCCTCGACGACGGTCTTCGTGCTAACGGTGGATGATCCTGTCTTGGAAGCTTGCCTGGAGGCTTTGCACAAACAGGAAGGGCTACCTTTCAAGCTGGATATCATCAGAAATGTTTATCCCTTCAGTGCTGCGGCACAACGGATGATCACCGATTGTGCAACCGAATTCTTTCTCCAGGTCGATGAGGACATGATTCTCCATCCGGATGCAGTGATGACGATGGAAGCCACGATCAGGCAGGCGCCGGATGATGTGGGGATGATCTGTTTCCATTTGTTCGACGAGGATCGTGGTGTGCCGATCCAAGGGGTAAAAATCTATCGAACGGCGCTCATGAAGTCGCTGGTGTTTCAAGATGTCAAAGCCAGCGAGATGGATCTTCTGGAGCAGATGGGCCATCACGGCATCAAATGGATCCTCCATCCTGACGTCAAGGGCCGCCATGGCACGTCCTATACGGTCGACACCATCTATCGTCGTTACAAGACCATGTACGAGAAGGATATTCGGCAATGGAACGTCCTGACGTCCGATATCTGCCGCAAGGCGGACTCATTTCGCCAAACAGGCGATCCGCTCCAGCTTTTTGCGTTGCTGGGCGCGGCGCACGGTATTATTAATGCCCCCCTAGCGGTCGACAGCGAGAAGGACGCCCGTCTCTACAACCTCGTGGAACTTGATGTGTTCAGGCGGTTGCTTCTAGGGAATCCACCGGTGCCCCAACCCTATACCGCGGGGAGGCAAGCGCCGCCACCAACGCATGAGCCGATTCCGTTTGAGCATGTGCAGTGGAAGCCGGAGGGTGATCAGAATCCGGCGCGCATGATTGTGGACTGTGCCACGAAGCAGGAGAACGGAGCGCGAACCAAATCAGTACTGATTGTGACGCCGCATTTTTGGCCATCGGTCGGAGGTGTGGAGCGTGTCGCGGAAGAGCTTGGAGTCGGATTGTTGGGTTACGGGTACCACGTCGATATTGCCACCTATCCAAATCCCACGCGTCACCTCACGACGCACAGGGGACTCTCGATCATTACCCTGTCTCCTCATGATCGTCAAGAAGGGACGGTTCACGTCTGTGCTCTGGAAGTGGAGCGGCTCATCAGTTCAGGAGAATACGACACCTGTGTGATGTTGGGCGCACCGGTCAATGGTCTGTTCTACGGAGCGATGACAGGATTGTTATCAAATAAGACCCGACTGATCTTTCAGCCGACGATGAATAAAGAAATCTGCGAACTGTTGTCGTCCAGCATGAGTCACGCCAAAGACCTTGTGGTTCGACTCGCGGCTTGTGCCCATCACCTCGTGGTGTTGTCGGAGCAAGGCTGCGATGCCTTCTTCTTCGGGCAATATGGTCTCAAGACGACCTATTTGCCTAACGGCATCCCGGCCCAGCAGTCCCACACCGAGTTTCGCAAAGAGTACGGAATCTCATCTGACGCATTTCTCATCCTTCATATTGCAAACCTCTACCCGGTTAAAAATCACCTGGGTTTGCTCGATGTGTTTGCGTCTGTCCCGCAAGGCGCGAAACTCGTTTTGGTCGGCCACCTGACAGATAACGCGGAGTATGTCGCCCAAGTTCGGCGGGTGCTGGCAAGCAGGTCGGAGGTGCTTTATATTCCAGGACTTTCATCCGAGGGCGTCGCCGCAGCCATGCGAGCGGCGGATGTCCTGGTGGTGCCCTCGCATGCGGAGGCTTCTCCGCTGTGCATCCTTGAAGCGATGAGCCATCAATTGCCGTGGATGGCAACGCCCGAATGCGACGCCGCGCATGAACAAGCTGGCGGCGTGGTGATTCCCTTAGTCGACTTCAGACGGGCTGTCAAACTGCTGATGCGAGAACCGGCATTGCGCCGAACACTCGGTGAAACGGGCTACGCGCACTGGGAAGCCTGCCGTCAATGGTCTGCGGTGTTGGAGGGATGGATAGAACTGATCAAAACGGATCGCTTGACCAGATCATATATGATGCCACCAGACTTGGTTGAGCGTACGACTGCGCAACGACAGGCATTCGCGACACAATTAGGTCGCGCCGAGCCAGAATTCGGCGGGATGACATCCGTCGGCAGTAAGCCGTCGATACGCGACGTGGCAAAGCAGACCAACGGAGGGAGCATGAAGTCGGACGCGTTTTATGTGAACCTGTTTGTCAATGCTCCGGCATGGTCTACACCCAATCCGAACGCTGACGAAGCGGCACGGTGGAGCAAGATCGCGGCCTTCCTGGAGTACATCCTTCGCCGCGAACGCCAGCAGGAGCCGAACAAACAGCTCAGAATGTTGGATGTTGGGTGTGGTCGAGGCTGGTTGACCAATCTCGCCACAATGTACGGGACCTGTGAAGGCATTGAGCCGGTTGCCGGCGTCGTCGAGCACGCGCACAAGCTGTTCCCTCACCTCAAGTTCGAAGCGGGCATGGCGGATAGTGTCTTGACCCGTTCAGATTTTGCTCCCTATGACGTGGTGCTTACGTCCGAAGTCATCGAGCATGTCCCGCATGGGCAAAAGGAAAAGTTTCTGGCGCAGCTAGCCCAGCTCCTCAAGCCTGAGGGCTATCTCATTCTCACGACTCCGCGGGGTGAAATGTGGGAACAGTGGAAGACGATTGCGCCGCCGAATCAGCCGGTTGAAGACTGGGTTACCGAAGAGCAACTACGCACATTGCTTAGAGGAGAGGGGTTCACAGAATCGGGGCTTGAGCGCATTCATGTCGAAGTACCGAATCTTCGGTATATACCGGCTCCGACTCCGGCCGACGTACGTTCCATGAATCTGATACCGATCTATCAAGTGTGGGCTTGCCAGCGGACCGCCGACCCAGCGGCTATTCCTTTTACACGCGTTCCGAAAGTGTCCGTCATCGTGCCGACATACAACCGGCCGGAGCGTCTGAGGGCAGCGCTCGCCAGTCTGGCCGCGCAAACATATCAGGACTTCGAGGTTATCGTGGTGAACGACTTCGGCTCCGAGGTGGAGTCCATCATCGCCGCCTGCGCTGATCGATCTCGCATCACGACGATCTGCCATGATCGAAACCGTGGGTTGGCCGCGGCGCGAAACAGTGGACTGCGCGTGGCGAAGGGCACGTACGTAGCCTATCTTGACGATGATGATCGGTATCTCTCGAATCATCTGGAAACGCTGGCTGCGTATCTCGATCGCCACGAATGCCGTATTGCCTACACCGATGCGTGGCGCGTGCATGAACGACAGATCGACGGCCAGTATGTCGAGACTGCGCGAGACGTGCCGTACTCGAAGGAATTCAGTCCGGCTGATCTCCTGGTCAGCAACTATTTTCCCGTGTTGTGCGTCATGCATGCGCGGCAATGTGTGGACGAGGTAGGGGGATTCGACGAATCGCTGTTTGCGCACGAGGATTGGGATCTCTGGATTAGAATGGCGACCAGGTTTCCTTTCAAGCATCTGCCTGTGACGACGGCGGAATTCACATGGCGAAGTGACGGCTCGTCCATGACAAGCGGAACCAGGGATGCCTATTGGCGCACAACCGAGATCATCTATCGTAAGTATGCGCCCTACGCGGAACGCATTGCCGGTGTACGGGAGGGCCAGCAGCGGAATCTCCAAAAGTTCCAGGCCGAAGCGTCCGCGAAGTCCTACGTCTGTTCGGTAATCATTCCCGTATGGAACTGCTGTGAGTTGACTCGTCAATGTTTAGCGGCTCTAGTCAAGACGACCGAGGGAATATCATGGGAACTGATCGTCGTCGACAACCACTCGACCGATGATACGGCTTCCTTCCTCTCTAGCCTTGCTGGCGACGTTCAAATAATCAGCAACCAGGAAAATCTTGGATTTGCGAAAGCCTGCAACCAAGGGGCACGAGTCGCGCGCAGCCAATATCTTGTGTTCTTGAACAATGACACGATCCCACAGCCAGGCTGGCTTTCCTCACTGGTGTCCGAAGTGGACGCCCATCCGGAAGTGGGTATCGTCGGTAGCAAGCTCTTGTATCCTGATGGCACGGTGCAACATGCTGGCGTCGTTCGGGACCTGGAGCATCGCTTGCCCTATCATATCTATAAATCCTTCGCTGGTGATCATCCGGTCGTCAATCAACGGCGTGAATTCCAGATCGTCACGGCTGCTTGTCTGCTGATCCGGAGATCTTTGTTCGAGGAAGTGGGCGGGTTCGACGAAGGATATGTGAACGGATTCGAAGATGCGGATCTGTGTCTGAAAGTGCGGGAGCGCGGCTATGTGATCGTCTATCAACCCCGAAGCGTTGTTCTTCATCTCGAAAGCCAAACTGCCGGAAGGAAGATTCACGACGACACAAACGCGATTCGTTTCTTGGATCGGTGGGAGGAGCAATGGTGGGCGGCCGACGAAGATCTGCACTTCTATATCAGTGGCTACAAATTTAAACGCATCTTCCGTAATGGGCAACTGGGTGGCGATATTGTGCGATTGGACGATGTGAAGGATGGGGCCATTTGGGCGCATGTGGCGGCAGTCCAAACCGCTGCACTGAAGAAGGATTGGGAATCTGTCAAACGTGAACTACAATTGGTGGAGAATTGGCCGAACGACCAGTTTGTGCTGTCCTGGGGCGCGATGGTGGCCGAGCGTCTCCAAGCGCCGATCAGCCGTACTAAGTTTCTCTCGCGCTATGTGGCGTTGGTCGATGCGCCCACAGAACGGCTCGCGCTGATCCGAGCCTTGCTGGAACAGAAGGATTTGGTGGGGGCAGAGGAACAGCTCCGGGTCTTACTCGCGTCTTCCCCGAGTCATGCAGAAGGACTGTTGCTGAGAGGCATCCTGTGCATGCAGCGGGAACAGTATGAGCAAGCGGAGATGGCCTTTGGTTTGGCGATGCGAGAAGGAGCCGATCGCAAGAAATGTCTCATGGGAATGGGAATGGCCGCAATGGGACGGGCCTACACACAGGGAGCCTGGGAGCATTTTCTACACGTGTTAGAGGAGCATCCAGACGATGCCGAAGCCATCCATTGGCTCTTACGCGCCGGTACGGCACAAAACCGCTGGGATGAGCTGAGCCGGCATTTGTGCAAGTATTTGGTGCGCAATCCGGCCGACTTGGCGATCCGTTTTGCGCTGGCGGGTGCGTTGGTTCGGGGAGAGCACATCGAGGCGGCAAGTCTGGAATACGAAACGCTTCGTACGCTTGCGCCGACATTCGATGGTTTGAACGAACTTGGTCAAGTTATCGCAAGAAAACAAGCCGTCTCCACAATGGAAGCCGCGCACTCTTGA
- a CDS encoding glycosyltransferase family 9 protein — MKRSGAEHRRSNVEMKQVLIINITRMGDLVQMGALLSRLQEEWPGVAVDLVVDRRFAPIAGLLKGLRDVITFDFHALIDESRAAVKDVTALYRDVAVWAKPLLERRYNRVINLTFNQPSALLAGYIGASDIRGARSAWDGGMVVDNPWMAYFCDFHQFRRLNRFNLVDVYALGGSGPGAFSPLQLSIAEEARAWARQALDEAPDWIAVQAGASDSMKAWRPHLFGLTLARLSQQWHGGIVFIGSTEEEAAIAEVTQVYKQAGGQNPVKNMAGCTTVSQLAGLLAECRALLTNDTGPMHVSVAAGTPVIDLSVGHVDFQETGPYGPGHWVVQPDLECAPCGFEQVCAHHACKDRILPDFVGDLLLHVLKNTPCASQESGVRLYQSGVDEDGLGTFQLQLGTEPLATAWYARFWRRYWYKSHTGLCSNVPAPEEPPPDATEVQELIRRLRPLLTAACRRADDIARLAARVSVNVSELKRLQREQRAEQDRLFLLGMSTAATAPITAAFFRQLHNDNVEGVGRLARHQADAYRAWLTRVTEIEPLLVYSIDEQSTLQPDRRRNMVPAGIEPRVA; from the coding sequence ATGAAGAGATCAGGAGCTGAACACAGAAGGTCCAACGTCGAGATGAAACAGGTCCTGATCATCAACATCACCCGGATGGGCGATCTCGTACAGATGGGAGCGCTCTTGAGCCGGCTTCAAGAAGAATGGCCGGGCGTGGCCGTGGATCTGGTTGTGGATCGCCGGTTCGCTCCAATCGCTGGGCTGCTGAAGGGTTTGCGAGATGTGATCACGTTCGACTTTCATGCTCTGATCGATGAAAGTCGGGCAGCGGTAAAGGATGTGACCGCGCTCTATCGGGATGTGGCGGTATGGGCCAAGCCATTGCTGGAACGTCGGTATAACCGGGTCATCAATTTAACGTTTAACCAACCGAGTGCATTGTTGGCAGGCTATATCGGCGCTTCCGACATTCGTGGAGCCCGAAGTGCTTGGGATGGCGGCATGGTTGTCGACAATCCATGGATGGCGTATTTCTGCGACTTCCACCAATTCCGTCGGTTGAATCGATTTAATCTGGTCGACGTCTATGCGTTGGGTGGGAGCGGACCTGGAGCGTTTAGTCCGTTGCAGCTTTCAATTGCCGAGGAGGCACGAGCGTGGGCGCGGCAGGCTCTCGATGAGGCCCCTGATTGGATTGCCGTTCAGGCCGGGGCGAGTGACAGTATGAAGGCGTGGCGTCCGCATCTTTTTGGACTCACGCTCGCGCGCCTCAGTCAACAATGGCACGGGGGGATCGTCTTCATTGGTAGCACCGAAGAGGAAGCGGCTATTGCCGAAGTCACGCAAGTGTATAAACAGGCTGGCGGGCAGAACCCGGTCAAGAATATGGCAGGCTGTACGACCGTGAGTCAGCTTGCCGGGTTGTTGGCGGAGTGCCGAGCTCTGTTGACGAATGATACTGGCCCCATGCATGTCAGCGTGGCGGCGGGCACACCTGTCATCGATCTTTCCGTGGGGCATGTTGATTTTCAGGAAACTGGACCCTATGGCCCAGGCCACTGGGTTGTTCAGCCGGATCTTGAGTGTGCCCCCTGTGGATTCGAGCAGGTCTGTGCCCACCATGCCTGTAAAGATCGCATCTTGCCAGATTTTGTCGGGGATCTGTTGCTGCATGTATTAAAGAACACACCCTGTGCATCACAGGAGTCGGGAGTGCGCCTGTATCAGTCTGGTGTGGACGAGGATGGGTTGGGGACATTTCAACTGCAGCTGGGCACGGAACCTCTTGCGACCGCGTGGTATGCACGCTTCTGGCGTCGGTATTGGTACAAGAGCCACACCGGGCTCTGTAGTAATGTGCCGGCTCCTGAAGAGCCTCCTCCCGACGCAACAGAAGTACAGGAGCTCATTCGACGCCTGCGACCACTTCTGACAGCCGCCTGCAGAAGGGCAGACGACATTGCCCGCCTTGCCGCTCGAGTATCCGTGAATGTATCAGAGTTGAAGAGACTGCAGCGCGAGCAGAGAGCGGAGCAGGATCGGCTGTTCCTGCTCGGTATGAGCACCGCGGCTACGGCACCGATAACGGCAGCGTTCTTTCGGCAACTTCACAATGACAACGTTGAAGGAGTGGGTCGGCTGGCGCGGCATCAGGCTGATGCCTATCGAGCCTGGCTGACACGAGTGACCGAGATTGAACCACTTCTTGTGTATTCAATCGACGAACAGTCGACTCTCCAGCCTGATCGCAGACGAAACATGGTGCCGGCGGGAATTGAACCACGAGTAGCGTGA